In the Nocardioides panaciterrulae genome, GGCAGTGGGGCGGCCGGCCATGGGCACGCGCAGGGTGAAGGTGCTGCCCCGGTCGAGGGCGGAGTCCACCTCGATGGTGCCGCCGTGGACGTCGGCGATGCGCCGCGCGATCGCCAGCCCGAGCCCGGTGCCGGGGATCGTCAGCGCCTCGGGGTTGGTCGTCCGGTGGAAGGCCGAGAACAGCCGGGCCTGGTCGGCCGGCGCGATGCCGAGGCCGGTGTCGGTGACCGCGACCTCGCCATGGCCCTCGACCGCGCGCACCACGACGTCGACCGAGCCGCCGGGGCGGGTGTACTTCACCGCGTTGCCACAGATGTTGTCGATCGCGCGGGCCAGCTCGTCGGGGTCGCCGGCGACGACGACCTCGTGCTCGGGCACCACCAGGCACAGGGCCACGCCAGCCGACTCGGCCTGGATGGCGAGCATGTCCAGACTGGCGCGGCACGTCTCGCCGAGGTCGACCGGGATCCGGACGTGCTCGCGCTTGTCCTGGATGCGGGCGTAGTCCAGCAGGCTTCCGACCAGCCGCTGCAGGCGGGCCGCGTTCCGGCTGATCGCCGAGACCGACGGCACGTGCACATGGCTGTCCTCGAGCAGCTCGGCGTGGCCGACGATCGAGGTCAGCGGCGTGCGCAGCTCGTGGGAGATCGTGGCGATCAGCTCCCCCTTGTAGCGGTCCACCTCCTGCAGCTCGGCCATCAGCCGACGCTGGGTCTCGCGCACCCGCGCCTCGAGCACCACACGGCCCAGCTCCCTGCTGGCCTCGTGGATGGCGTCGAGCTCGGCCTCATTGAACTCCGGCTGGTCCTGACCGCGCATCACGCCGAGGTAGCCGAGCACCTCGGTGCCGGCACCGACCGGGGAGACGACCATCCGGCTCCAGTCGTGGCGTCGGATGTGCGCGGCCAGGGCGTCCCGGCTGCCCGGCAGGGCCTCGCAACCCCGGCCGTCCGCGTGCATCACGATCGGGCGGGCGCCGTGGGCGGCCACGTGGGCCACCAGGTCGGCCCGCAACGCGGGCAGCGGCCCGCTGGCGGGATTCTCGCCGGGGAAGCCGGCGACCTGCTCACGCCGGTTGTCGAGCGGGTCCGGGAAGCAGCGCAGGGACACCTGGGCGGCCGGCATGCCCCGGTGAACGGCCGCCGCCGCGGTGGCCAGCACCTCGTCCAGGTCACCGGAGACCGCGGTGAGGACCACCTCCTTGACCGCCTGGCCCAGGCGCACCTGCTCGGCCAGTCGCTCGCGCTGTTGGGCGTTGGAGATGGCCAGCCCGGCCTGCACCACGAACATCTCGAGCAGCTCGCGCTGCTGCTGGTCGGGCACCCGGTTGCCCGGCGGCAGGTCGACCGCCATGTTGCCCAGCAGGGCGCCGTCCGCGGAGTCGAGGGGTGCGTAGAGGGCGTCGAGCGGGTGCCAGCTGTCGGGGGCGTCGCCCGGCACGATGTCGGGCACCCACATGTTCTTGTAGAAGTCGGTGGAGACCCGACCGTACGGGACGTAGCGCAGGATCCCCCACCGGTCGGCCTGCATGAACTCGGCGAAGGTCTCGGCGACCGGGGTGCGGCGACCGAGGATCTGGCGCCGCACGTCCTCGGGGGCAGCGACGGCGGTCATCACCAGCGTGTCACCCTCGAGCCGGGAGATGGCCGCCACCCCGTAGCCGAGACCCTCGACCACGGCGTTGGCCGCCTCCTCCAGCACCTCGCCCAGGTCGCTCGGCGAGTTGACCCGGCGCATCAGGTCGTACAGCCGGCGCACCCCCTCGGCGTGCGCGGTGTCCGCTGCGCCCATCGGAGTCCCCCAGAACAGACCTCAGGCCTCGACGACCACCGGGATGATCATCGGGCGTCGCCGGTGGGTCTGGTTGACCCAGCGACCGATGACGCGACGCACAGTCTGCTGCAATTGGTAGGAGTCCGTGTTGCCTTCGGCCACAGCGCGGTCGAGGGCGTCGATGATCGGCTGCTTGATCTCGTCGAAGACCGAGTCGTCCAGGGCGTTGCCGCGGGCGTGGATCTCCGGGCCCCCGCACACCTTGCCGGTGACGGAGTCGACGACCACGATCACCGAGATGAACCCCTCCTCGCCGAGGATGCGGCGGTCCTTGAGGTCGGACTCGGTGACGTCGCCGACCGAGGAGCCGTCGACGAAGACGTAGCCGCAGTCGACCTTGCCGGTGACCGAGGCCACGCCGTCGACCAGGTCGACGACCACGCCGTCCTCGGCGACCACGACGTTGGGCACGCCGGTCGCGCGGGCCAGCTCGGCGTTGGCGATCATGTGCCGCATCTCCCCGTGCACCGGGAGCACGTTGCGCGGCTTGACGATGTTGTAGCAGTAGAGCAGCTCGCCGGCGCTGGCGTGGCCGCTCACGTGCACCATCGCGTTGCCCTTGTGGACCACGCGGGCGCCCCACCGGGCCAGGCCGTTGATCACGCGGAAGACCGCGTTCTCGTTGCCGGGGATCAGGCTCGAGGCGAGCAGGACGGTGTCGCCCTCCTCGATGTGCACGAAGTTGTGGTTGCGCTGGGCGATCCGGCTCAGCGCGCTCATCGGCTCGCCCTGCGACCCGGTGGAGATCAGCACCTGGTGCTGGGGCGGCAGCTCGGCGAGCTCCTTGGCGTCGACCAGCGTGTTCGGCGGCACCTTGAGGAAGCCCAGGTCGCGCGCGATGCCCATGTTGCGCACCATCGAGCGGCCGACGTAGGCGACCTGCCGCTCGTGGGCGTACGCCGCGTCGAGCACCTGCTGCACCCGGTGCACGTGGGAGGCGAAGCAGGCCACGATGACCCGCTGCTCGGAGTCGCGGAAGACCTGGTCGATGACCGGGGTGATGCCCCGCTCCGACGGGGTGAACCCCGGGGTCTCCGCGTTCGTGGAGTCGACCAGGAAGAGGTCGACGCCCTCCTCCCCCAGCCGCGCGAACGAGCGCAGGTCGGTGATCCGGCCGTCCAGCGGCAGCTGGTCCATCTTGAAGTCACCGGTGTGCAGGACGGTGCCGGCACCGGTCCGGATGGCGACGGCCAGCGCGTCGGGGATGGAGTGGTTGACCGCCACGAACTCCAGGTCGAACGGGCCCAGGGTGATCCGGTCCCCCTCCTTGACCACGTGGTGCACGGTCTCCCGGAGCCGGTGCTCGCGCAGCTTGCTGTCGAGCAGCGCCAAGGTGAGCTTCGAGCCGACCAGCGGGATGTCGCCGCGCTCGCGCAGGAGGTACGGCGTGGCGCCGATGTGGTCCTCGTGGCCGTGGGTGAGCACCAGCGCCTCGACCCGGTCGAGGCGGTCCCGGATCGCCTCGAAGTCCGGCAGGATCAGGTCGACGCCCGGGTGGTTGTCCTCGGGGAACAGCACGCCGCAGTCGACGATCAGCAGGCGGCCGTCGTACTCGAAGACGGTCATGTTGCGACCGATCTCGCCCAGGCCCCCGAGCGGGATGACCCGCAGCGCTCCGTTCGGCAGCGGGGCCGGCGTGGAGAGCTCGGGATGAGGGTGTGACATCTAGGTCCCTAGCAGGCCGGACGCCGCGAGCCCTGCTCGCAGCCCGGCCAGTTCGTCGTCGTCCAGCGGCACGAGCGGCGCGCGGACGTTGCGGTTGTCGAGGACCCCGAGCAGCTGCAGGGCAGCCTTCGCGGTGGTCGCTCCGTAGTTGGCGACGCCCATCACGGCGTCGATCGCGGGGAGCAGCCGCGTGAAGATCTCCAGGGCGCCGGCGGTGTCGCCGGCGAGGAAGGCGTCGACCATGGCCCGGGTCTGGTCGCCGGCCGCGTGGCCGACCACCGAGACCACCCCGGCGGCGCCGTGGGCCAGCCAGCCGAGGTTGTTGGCGTCGTCGCCGGAGTAGAGGGCGTAGCCCAGCTGCATGATCCGGACCCCGCGGGCGTAGTTGCCCACCGCATCCTTGACGGCGACGACCGGCGCCATGGCGATCATCTGCTCGTAGACGCCGAGCGAGATCTCGGTCGCGGTCCGGCCGGGCACGTCGTACAGCATCACCGGCACGTCGGTGGCCTCGACCACGGAGCGGAAGTGGTGCAGCACCCCGGCCTGGCCGGGCTTGCTGTAGTAGGGGGTGACCAGCAGCAGGCCGTCGGCCCCGACCTTCTCGGCCTGGCGTGCCAGCTCGATCGAGTGCGCGGTGGCGTTGGTGCCGACCCCGGCGACGACCTTGGCCCGGCCGCCGACCGCGTCCTTGACCACCGCGAGGATCTGGCCGTCCTCGGCGACGGTGGTGGTCGGGGACTCCCCGGTGGTGCCGGAGACGACCACGCCGTCGTGGCCGTGCTCGACGAGGTGGGCGGCGATCCGGGCGGTGCCGTCCAGGTCGACGGAGCCGTCGTCGTGGAAGGCCGTCGCCATCGCGGTCAGCACGCGGCCGAAGGGCGCCTCGGGCGGGTTCGTCATGCCCCACAGGCTATCGCTCGTGGGACCGTCCTCGGACCAGCCGGCCCGGGTCTTTCTGCCCTGCCGCCCGGGTGCCGCCTCGCGCAGGGTGGCAGCCGAGGAGGTTCCCATGACGGTCCTGGTCGCCTACGGCAGCAGGTACGGCGCCACCCGCGCCATCGCCGAGCGCCTCGGGGAGACGCTGCGGGCAGCCGGCCTGGACGCCGACGTCCGCGAGGCGACGGCACGGCTGGACGCCCGGCCCTACGACGCGTTCGTCGTCGGCAGCGCGGCCTACCGCGGCTCCTGGCTGCGGGGTCCGGTGGAGTTCGTGCGGCGGCACGCGGACCTGCTCGCCGAGCGGCCGGTGTGGCTGTTCAGCAGCGGGCCCCTGGGCCACGCACGGCGCGACGACCGCGGCCGGGACCTGCTCGAGCTCACCCGTCCCGCGGAGTTCGTCGAGCTCCGCGACACCCTCGCCCCGCAGGACCTGCGCGTCTTCTACGGTGCGCTCGAGCCGGGCCGGCTCCGCCCGCTGGACCGGCTGATCCGGCGGCTGCCGTCGGGCCGGAGGTGGCTGCCGGCAGGAGACTTCCGCGACTGGGAGGAGATCGACGCCTGGGCGCGGGGGATCGCCGACCGGCTGCAGGGCACCGCCGACCGTAGCCAGGGAGCCTGAGATGTGGACCTGGCTGGTGGTCGGCGCGGCCGTCCTGGTCGTGCTCGGCCTGGTCGCGCTGTCGGTGCGGGTCGTCAAGCAGTACGAACGCGGCGTCGTCTTCCGGCTCGGCCGGGTGATCGGGGTCCGGGACCCGGGGCTGCGGTTCATCATCCCGCTGGTCGACCGGATGCACCGCGTCTCGCTGCGGATCGTCACCATGCCGATCCAGAGCCAGGGCATCATCACCCGCGACAACGTCAGCATCGACGTGGCGGGCGTGGCCTACTACCGCGTCGTGGACGCCGTGAAGTCGGTGGTGGCCATCGAGAACGTCGCCGCGGCGATCAACCAGTTCGCCCAGACGACGTTGCGCAACGTCGTGGGCCAGCACTCGCTGGACCAGGCGCTCGCCGAGACCGCCAACATCAACGTGAGCATCCGCGAGATCCTCGACGCGACCACGACCGAGTGGGGCGTGGTGGTCACGCTCGTGGAGCTCAAGGACATCCAGCTGCCCGAGACGATGAAGCGGGCGATGGCCAAGGAGGCCGAGGCCGAGCGCGAGAAGCGGGCGAAGATCATCGCCGCCGAGGGCGAGGCGGCCGCGGCCGCGGCCCTCGGCGACGCCTCGGACGTGATGATGGCGCACCCGCTGGCGCTGCAGCTGCGCAACCTGCAGTCGCTGATGGAGATCGGGGTCGACAAGAACACCACGGTGGTCTTCCCGGCGCCGCTGATGAGCACGATCGGCGACCTGGGCGCGTTCCTGCGCCGCGAGGCGGCAGCGGCAGCGGGCCAGGCCTCCCCTCGGGCGGCATCCGAGCCGGCATCCGGGCCGGAGAGCCCGGACGGCGCGCTGGTGCAGCCGTCAGAGGTGGGGCATGACCTCCTCGGCGACCAGCCGCACGTGGTCGAGGTCTGAGAGGTCGAGGACCTGCAGGTAGGCGCGCTGGGCACCGAGCGCGGCGTACCGGCCGAGCTTCTCCACGACCTCCGCGGGCGTGCCCGCCAGGCCGTTCTCGCGCAGCTCGGCCTTGTCGCGGCCGATCGCCCCGGCGCGCCGGTCCAGCTCCGCCTCGTCCCTGCCGACGCAGAGCACGAGCGCGTTGGACCAGACCAGCTCCCCGGGGTCGCGGCCGGCCTCCTCGCACGCCCGGCGGACCCGGGCGAACTGGGTCGCGGTCTCGTCCTCGCCCACGAACGGCATGTTGAACTCGTCGGCGTAGCGCGCGGCCAGCGCCGGGGTGCGCCTCCGCCCACGGCCGCCGATGAGCACGGGCGGGCGGGGCCGCTGCACCGGTGCGGGCAGCGCCGGTGACTCCTCGAGCCGGTAGTGCTGGCCGTCGAAGGAGAAGGTCTCCCCCGCCGGTGTCTCCCACAGCCCCGTGATCACGGCGAGCTGCTCCTCGAACCGGTCGAAGCGCTCGGCGGTGTCGGGGAACGGGATGCCGTACGCCGTGTGCTCCTGCTCGTACCACCCCGCGCCGAGGCCGAGCTCGACCCGGCCGCCGCTCATCTGGTCGACGTTCGCGACCGCGATCGCCAGCGGACCTGGGTGGCGGAAGGTGGCGCTGGTCATCAGCGTGCCGAGCCGGATCGTGCTGGTGTCGCGGGCCAGGCCGGCCAGCGTCACCCAGGCGTCGCTCGGTCCGGGCAGCCCGTCGGCGCCCATGGCCAGGTAGTGGTCGGAGCGGAAGAACGCACCGAACCCGCACTCCTCGGCGGTCAGCGCCACCGCCAAGAGGTCGTCGTACGTCGCGCCCTGCTGAGGCTCGGTGAAGATGCGCAGCTCCATGGGGCCACCCTGCCACCGACGCGCCAGCGGCCCCTCACCGGCGGCCCCTCACCGGCGGCCGCTCACCGGCGGCCCTCAGCGTCGGCCCCTCAGCGTCGGCCTTCAGCGTCGGCGCAGCCACACCCGGTCGTAGGCCTCGCCGGGCTCCCGGCGGGTCTCGACCCACTCGCCGCGGTCGAAGTCGGGGTAGCGGACGTCGCCCTCGGGTCGCAGGTGGACCTCGGTCAGCACCTGCTCGTCGGCGTGCGGCAGCGCCGCGGCGTAGACCTCGGCCCCGCCGGCCACCATCACCTCGCCGGGGAGCTCGGCGGCGAGGCGGAGCGCGTCGGCGACGTCGTGGGCCACCAGCACCCCCTCGGCCCGCCAGGCGGGGTCGCGGGTGAGCACGATCGTGGTCCGTCCCGGCAGCGGGCGCCCGATCGACTCGTACGTCGTGCGGCCCATGACCAGGGTGTGTCCGAGGGTCAGCGCCTTGAACTCCGCCTGCTCGCCGGGGATCCGCCACGGGATGTCAGGCCCGTTGCCGATCACGCCGTTCTCGGCCACCGCGGCGACGAGCACCACCCTCTTGCTGGTGACCTGCTGCTCAGACGGCAATGGGGGCCTTGATGCCGGGGTGCGGGTCGTAGCCCTCGACGGTGATGTGCTCGAGGTCGAACGCGTCGAGCGCGGTGACCGCCGGGTCGAGCCGCAGCGTGGGCAGCGGGCGGGGGTCGCGGGTGAGCTGGAGCCGCGCCTGGTCGAGGTGGTTGAGGTAGAGGTGGGCGTCCCCGAGCGTGTGCACGAAGTCGCCGACCTCGAGACCGGTGACCTGGGCGACCATGTGAGTGAGCAGGG is a window encoding:
- a CDS encoding sensor histidine kinase; this encodes MGAADTAHAEGVRRLYDLMRRVNSPSDLGEVLEEAANAVVEGLGYGVAAISRLEGDTLVMTAVAAPEDVRRQILGRRTPVAETFAEFMQADRWGILRYVPYGRVSTDFYKNMWVPDIVPGDAPDSWHPLDALYAPLDSADGALLGNMAVDLPPGNRVPDQQQRELLEMFVVQAGLAISNAQQRERLAEQVRLGQAVKEVVLTAVSGDLDEVLATAAAAVHRGMPAAQVSLRCFPDPLDNRREQVAGFPGENPASGPLPALRADLVAHVAAHGARPIVMHADGRGCEALPGSRDALAAHIRRHDWSRMVVSPVGAGTEVLGYLGVMRGQDQPEFNEAELDAIHEASRELGRVVLEARVRETQRRLMAELQEVDRYKGELIATISHELRTPLTSIVGHAELLEDSHVHVPSVSAISRNAARLQRLVGSLLDYARIQDKREHVRIPVDLGETCRASLDMLAIQAESAGVALCLVVPEHEVVVAGDPDELARAIDNICGNAVKYTRPGGSVDVVVRAVEGHGEVAVTDTGLGIAPADQARLFSAFHRTTNPEALTIPGTGLGLAIARRIADVHGGTIEVDSALDRGSTFTLRVPMAGRPTAP
- a CDS encoding ribonuclease J produces the protein MSHPHPELSTPAPLPNGALRVIPLGGLGEIGRNMTVFEYDGRLLIVDCGVLFPEDNHPGVDLILPDFEAIRDRLDRVEALVLTHGHEDHIGATPYLLRERGDIPLVGSKLTLALLDSKLREHRLRETVHHVVKEGDRITLGPFDLEFVAVNHSIPDALAVAIRTGAGTVLHTGDFKMDQLPLDGRITDLRSFARLGEEGVDLFLVDSTNAETPGFTPSERGITPVIDQVFRDSEQRVIVACFASHVHRVQQVLDAAYAHERQVAYVGRSMVRNMGIARDLGFLKVPPNTLVDAKELAELPPQHQVLISTGSQGEPMSALSRIAQRNHNFVHIEEGDTVLLASSLIPGNENAVFRVINGLARWGARVVHKGNAMVHVSGHASAGELLYCYNIVKPRNVLPVHGEMRHMIANAELARATGVPNVVVAEDGVVVDLVDGVASVTGKVDCGYVFVDGSSVGDVTESDLKDRRILGEEGFISVIVVVDSVTGKVCGGPEIHARGNALDDSVFDEIKQPIIDALDRAVAEGNTDSYQLQQTVRRVIGRWVNQTHRRRPMIIPVVVEA
- the dapA gene encoding 4-hydroxy-tetrahydrodipicolinate synthase, translating into MTNPPEAPFGRVLTAMATAFHDDGSVDLDGTARIAAHLVEHGHDGVVVSGTTGESPTTTVAEDGQILAVVKDAVGGRAKVVAGVGTNATAHSIELARQAEKVGADGLLLVTPYYSKPGQAGVLHHFRSVVEATDVPVMLYDVPGRTATEISLGVYEQMIAMAPVVAVKDAVGNYARGVRIMQLGYALYSGDDANNLGWLAHGAAGVVSVVGHAAGDQTRAMVDAFLAGDTAGALEIFTRLLPAIDAVMGVANYGATTAKAALQLLGVLDNRNVRAPLVPLDDDELAGLRAGLAASGLLGT
- a CDS encoding flavodoxin domain-containing protein produces the protein MTVLVAYGSRYGATRAIAERLGETLRAAGLDADVREATARLDARPYDAFVVGSAAYRGSWLRGPVEFVRRHADLLAERPVWLFSSGPLGHARRDDRGRDLLELTRPAEFVELRDTLAPQDLRVFYGALEPGRLRPLDRLIRRLPSGRRWLPAGDFRDWEEIDAWARGIADRLQGTADRSQGA
- a CDS encoding slipin family protein; translated protein: MWTWLVVGAAVLVVLGLVALSVRVVKQYERGVVFRLGRVIGVRDPGLRFIIPLVDRMHRVSLRIVTMPIQSQGIITRDNVSIDVAGVAYYRVVDAVKSVVAIENVAAAINQFAQTTLRNVVGQHSLDQALAETANINVSIREILDATTTEWGVVVTLVELKDIQLPETMKRAMAKEAEAEREKRAKIIAAEGEAAAAAALGDASDVMMAHPLALQLRNLQSLMEIGVDKNTTVVFPAPLMSTIGDLGAFLRREAAAAAGQASPRAASEPASGPESPDGALVQPSEVGHDLLGDQPHVVEV
- a CDS encoding LLM class F420-dependent oxidoreductase, which encodes MELRIFTEPQQGATYDDLLAVALTAEECGFGAFFRSDHYLAMGADGLPGPSDAWVTLAGLARDTSTIRLGTLMTSATFRHPGPLAIAVANVDQMSGGRVELGLGAGWYEQEHTAYGIPFPDTAERFDRFEEQLAVITGLWETPAGETFSFDGQHYRLEESPALPAPVQRPRPPVLIGGRGRRRTPALAARYADEFNMPFVGEDETATQFARVRRACEEAGRDPGELVWSNALVLCVGRDEAELDRRAGAIGRDKAELRENGLAGTPAEVVEKLGRYAALGAQRAYLQVLDLSDLDHVRLVAEEVMPHL
- a CDS encoding dihydrofolate reductase, with protein sequence MPSEQQVTSKRVVLVAAVAENGVIGNGPDIPWRIPGEQAEFKALTLGHTLVMGRTTYESIGRPLPGRTTIVLTRDPAWRAEGVLVAHDVADALRLAAELPGEVMVAGGAEVYAAALPHADEQVLTEVHLRPEGDVRYPDFDRGEWVETRREPGEAYDRVWLRRR